In the genome of Arachis stenosperma cultivar V10309 chromosome 6, arast.V10309.gnm1.PFL2, whole genome shotgun sequence, the window TCAATCCATTGAAGTGAAGAAGTCAGTATACTCATGAAGGAACAAAACAGAacaaatcaacaaaaaagaaaataccCAGATAACAAATAACCCAGATAAAACTCAGAATTCAGAACCAAGGGCAAGGATGAGGCTTACCTCAATTGATGAGCATGAGCTCCGACGAGCCACcaacaaaagaagaagagaaccgAAAAGAGAGAAGACAAAGTCGCGAATGGAGGTCGAGGCAGAGAGACAGAGTCTCGAATCAAAGTGAAGACGGAAGACTCGAACTCGAAGAGGTAGAGGCCGACGAACCACCGGCGAGCTCCGACGAGaggcagagaagaagaaatgttGACGGTGGCGATTCCGCGATTGGCGAAGAGTGGATTTGTTTTTGTTGAAGAGGATTTGTCGAAGAGGAGAAGAAGTGAAATTaggttttattttaatttggttaaccggttaaaaaccggttttttttatttggttttggttaacctattttaaaaaatatggatatggtttttaaaattgttttataaAATTGGTTAACCAAAATGTAGTTATGGTTTTTTAACCGGTTAACcacattttgattttttttgcaCACCCTTACCCCTAACTTTGTGAATGAGAGtttattttgtaaaataaaaaaagtaaatatttaataataataataagaattaGTAGTTCGTAATAAGGAGTAGCGTTTCAGTAATTGAAGATTGAAGTTTGGGTTGGAAGCCCTAATCAATCATCGAGAAAGGTCCTCCATTCTCTTCTTTACTAAAACCACTGAATCAGTGAATCATCGAATGGATAAAGGAAAGGGACTCATGGGATCCAACGCTCGAAGATGGGCCGTTGACTTCTCCGACAATTCAACCTCTCCTTCCTCTCGCGACGTTCCTGATCCTCCCGGTTTCTCTCGTGCTTCCATCGATCAGgtactctctttttttttgttgacattcattttaaaaattaagaacgcaattttctgaaaaaaaaaaacaaaaaacttcGTAGGACGATTCAACCCTCAGTCGCCAGAGGAAGGATGCTGAATCAAACTGGAAAGCACAGGTTCGCCTCTTTTTAgcattttaattttcaatttagGGTAATAATTTGGTTGCtaagaacttatttactttaaCTATTGCTTATACTATGCTACTGGATCTGGATCAACATTCGATTTGAAATAGTATTGCATATTCTAATTGTGGAAGTAGTTTACGATTGAATTACTGTTTAAGAATTTGATAGGGCGTGGAAGTTATAGatccttttttaaaaaaaagttttacaTTTTGGGAACATGAcagaaagcttgggaagtagCACAAGCCCCTTTCAAGAACTTGCTAATGATGGGGTTTATGATGTGGATGGCTGGAAGTACAGTGCACCTGTTCAGCATTGGTATCACCTTCTCAGCTCTTTGGCAGCCTATCAGTGCCTTGCAAAGCGTTGGCAAGAGTAAGATTCAGATCCTTGAATTGAACCCTGTATGATGTAAAGCATGTGTTGGTTTAGTGCATGCTTTTAGCTGTGACTCTGGTTGCATTTGCACTGTGATGCCAACATGCAATGTTGCACCTGCAATTGTGGTTGTCAACTGCAATTTAAAACCATGGTTGTACGTGATGCCTATCTAACTACAATAACAGAGAACTATTGTAACTACTGACTCTGATTAGAGCATTGTATTAGAATTCCATTATGTGTATTATTCCCCTCCTTCTCTTATGTGGATTGATAATTTTCACCAGTAATGATAGGGTATATCAGTATCATTTTTATAATGCATTGTTCCGTTTGTGTGCTGTATCCTTTTGTTTCACTTTCCTAATTCTTATGCATGTTGCTAATTATTAGCAGTAAATGTGCATATTGTTTTCGCTTAAAGGATTATCTATTCATCATATCATTTGATGATGGAAATGTTTGCAAGGAATAAATTTAACCAACCATAGTCTATAGTAATTTATATCTGAAACTAGTAGACTGCGTTGTAGTTGGAAATGCATTTGCTGAATATTTGACCCTATAGATCCTGTTCCCTATCTCCGGTGATTTGATATTTTGTTGTTGCCTTCGTGATTGATTTAGTCTTCTCTTATCTGGTCTTTCCTCAAACTTAACCAGTCATGGTCTAATGTAAAAGCCCTTATTAGAAGTCATTTTCTTCTCGAATTGATGATaattctctcaattttttttttcttctcattaCATTTCCataatattttctattttcagaTTAGTGAGTTTGATTTGTATTATGTTTTTGTTTCCATCTACTGTAAACTTATTTTTGTTAGAATTGTTaatatttctttctattttgtGCAGTTTTTGAGCCTTACAAAGACAGTAGAGTGGAGCTTCTTGGACCTAAGTTGTTATTCATAGCCCTTAATTTGGGTGGCTTGGCACTAGGTGTTTGGAAGGTTTGTACTTTAAAAGATCTTGTAATTTATACTTTAAAAGTTTACAATTCATATGTGAATGTTTCATACTGCAGCTCAATGCATTGGGGCTTCTTCCTACGCACACATCAGACTGGGTCTCATCCTTACCTCCTGCTCAGGTTGGATTCATATCTTCAATAATGTAACTGCATGTTATATTTGGTCTGGGTTATGTGTTGAGCCATCTTAAAACGATAGCCTAAAAAGATAGGCATGTTATCTTTCTCTGTTCAAGGTTTAATTATAGAAACTGATTCATTTCCTTGGACCCATTCTATTGTGTTTGTTAGAGTGCTGGTAATGAATTttgttaaattataaatttgcTGGTTCCTtcattcttctcttctcttctcttctcacATGCTTCTTGATTCTACAAATTAAGTCAGTTTTCCTTTTATAGGCTGAAACTGTTATCAGGATTAACTAAGCTATTCTTCCAAGTCTTTCTGTGGTGTCGATATTAACATCATCATTATACAAAAACTGTAGATTggatttaaaaaaacaaaagatgGAACGAAACAGATTCTATGATGAAAGGGTTGTTGCGAATCACAATGCTATTAGGTTCTACATGCTCTTTTAAGTTCACTTTGTAAAACTGgatattgatatttttttcaatttaaaatgtGATTATTGATGTTGAAAATAGATCTATGATGATTGATACTCTCCTGATTCCAATCTTTTGTGATTTAAGGACCTGGTGATTTAGTTGCGCCATGTTCATCGTTGTGATGCTATTCTATGTATTCAGTATTCTTTGTTCTGTGTGCCTAGTATAACCTTGCTTTTGCTTATCTACAGGAAGTGGAGTATTCAGGTGGGGGTCTTAATTTGAGTTGATGAGAAATCTCTTGTTCATCCTAGTgtgttttggatgaaatttaAATAGAGAAGGACGAGGCTTGCTTTGTTATTTACGATAAATGTAACATACTCTTGGAATCACCTGGATTGGCCAAGGTTTGTAGGAGGCTATAGTAGTCtgaataattaagaaaaaaatgtttCTCCTTTATCTTGTTTTTGGATAAACTTCTATTTTTGCCTAGGATTCCAATATTTACATGTCAATTTTCTCTCgttttcattttaatttagatattatgAAGCATTATAGTAATTGACTTGGTTTATAAGCTTTGAGTACATTCATGGACATGGATCCTCAGATGCTAAAAATCTCATATGACTTTGCGGgtagtttaaaaaattaaaacatgacaAGCTCGTGAGATTTTCCCGTGAGGTTGCATttcttttgatttatttcatCACGGCAGCAATATATGCATCACAATCTTAGGATAGCTATAAATAAGATTGTTGTCTTGTATACTGTATGTTATAAAAGAGCTAATATGATTATAATATCTCCTCTGTCGTTTACATAAGCTTGAGGAAACAATCACCTAGTATCGGATCCAAACTCCAAAGTGTTTATCtcatttgtttatatttttaaattaacggAAATTACTATCAAGTTGTCAAATATTGCATCtgaatattattattacttttattcCATTTGCTGATTATGTAGTTCCTAAATTTGatattgattattattatgtttAGAAGTATATATTGATatgagatattttttaataaaataatgatCGGCTTAAAGTCAAATTGGGtaagctaataagaaaaaacAATATCATCAAGATTAAAAAATCTCATCTCTTGTCCAAGAAAAAAAACGTCTCATCAAAACCTCTAAAGaatatcattaaaaaaaacctctttttatcattaaaaaaaacACGTCTAAAGAAAAAGCCTATTGAGATGATGACAAAAAAAAGcctattgaaaaaaaaaattattctatcATGAGCTCATATTGATTAAAAGGTTAATAgtaaaattaatccttgaaataTGGGAcattttttagatttatttttaaaagacaTTCTTCAATTAAATTGATCTTccaaaatttacaaaataaTTATGTTTGTTCTTTAGTGactttattaataatttttgtcaAGAATTAATGACGtgataacatatataatatttaacaTGTCCAATTAGATGTT includes:
- the LOC130933014 gene encoding uncharacterized protein LOC130933014, coding for MDKGKGLMGSNARRWAVDFSDNSTSPSSRDVPDPPGFSRASIDQDDSTLSRQRKDAESNWKAQKAWEVAQAPFKNLLMMGFMMWMAGSTVHLFSIGITFSALWQPISALQSVGKIFEPYKDSRVELLGPKLLFIALNLGGLALGVWKLNALGLLPTHTSDWVSSLPPAQEVEYSGGGLNLS